The proteins below are encoded in one region of Leishmania infantum JPCM5 genome chromosome 16:
- a CDS encoding putative fucose kinase has product MNVSFLFSLPRSLAEFKGAGKLLADAAALPLGERGAKGDVAVPGLFCGCDPEDRPLGSGGGTVHLLHACYVDEQRHAPASAKRSFLSWLRLADNDGRVIVHAGGLSRRLPAYAAMGKALLPLPPCRWHRGSQLSRTLLSTQVPMYRGIVTTAPARLRTLIACGDVCVDARGALPSLAPFADSDVLCFGIRADADLLQNHGVLFMARERPLDLDYMLQKPSLDEVRRRVAEGRHSVLLDVGMWMLSDRAVEVLARKCLGGALDAEDATGGGHDGHRCTAVRTAYDLYSEFASALGNHAPSADPEIAGLKASVVELRDAEFLHYGTNRQLISAAATLQGRESLTPPWSWGAPFDGVLAPAGGATEELDFAAGDAMPLLATPSSVIVQNSVVLAPLDGSAAAAAADAPAGAPLSPVRHLWVESSWVGARWVLRDQHILTGIPRNDWALALPPGACVSVVPVLPAALGGCGGGAAPHAARPYHMDDAFRGDVRSGSTMYMGVRLHDWLSSRGFSVAELYPAARAADGGAAQPLDIYEAALFPVCATEQQLGDFLYVATLPLEAATGGCAGADAARLAAGQAVWRTQPRVSAMDLLRLTDVPAMLRNSEYYERRMLTLMLALVASDPAVLCARSLVLSGPMIALLQQQFFLLDLNRVAQRVVELGVPLPRRSGPTEWWGGVDAAGNAVALSRQAAPAAPLAKGAAASAGSWAQMFSDEGSPSGGGRGAPLCTAPGRIVAAHYHAFASRLMELALEAMDAAEPPVSAAEKARRLALLRAPSAEEARSLVALHDAAALAELRAAIMDSFPDERHDPEMGVHLDQIVWGRCPIRIDVAGAWTDTPPYAILSGGSVINVAVELNGQPPVQVYVRVREDPIIVMHSIDSGEQLSVSSFDEIRTYATMQNPFSIPKAALALCGFLPEFCATEYATLREQLAARFGGHGLEISLFVAIPTGSGLGTSSIVAGTVLRSLAEFCKLPWDNHDVCRRVLLIEQMLTAGGGWQDQYGGLFEGLKLVQCVPGLPCLPTVRWMPDSVYTDPRFAACHLLYYTGITRMAKSILGEIVRDVFLNNGATLQLLREMGGPTTAAMYDAITAGNYKGYARLVHRTWEQKKRLDDGVCNPAVQSIVDVVEPYVWGLTLPGAGGGGYMYMCAKDEACARRIRELLTANPPNGNARFVEMSVSASGLQISRS; this is encoded by the coding sequence ATGAACGTGAGCTTTCTCTTCAGCCTCCCCCGCAGCCTGGCGGAGTTCAAGGGAGCGGGGAAGCTGCTGGCggacgcggctgcgctcCCTTTGGGGGAGCGCGGTGCGAAGggcgacgtggcggtgccTGGGCTGTTCTGCGGGTGCGACCCGGAGGACAGGCCGCTGGGCTCCGGCGGTGGCAcggtgcacctgctgcacgcgtgcTACGTGgacgagcagcgccacgcaccTGCGTCCGCGAAGAGGTCGTTTCTGTcgtggctgcggctggcgGACAACGATGGCCGCGTGATTGTGCACGCTGGCGGCCTGAGCCGCCGCCTGCCGGCGTACGCGGCGATGggcaaggcgctgctgccgctgccgccgtgccggTGGCACCGTGGCAGCCAGCTGTCTCGCACGCTGCTCTCGACGCAGGTGCCGATGTACCGGGGGATagtgacgacggcgccggcccGCCTGCGCACGCTGATTGCGTGCGGTGACGTGTGCGTGGATGCGAggggcgcgctgccgtcgcttgCGCCGTTCGCGGACAGTGACGTGCTGTGCTTCGGCATTCGCGCAGACGCGGACCTCTTGCAGAACCACGGCGTGCTCTTCATGGCACGCGAGAGGCCACTCGACCTGGACTACATGCTGCAGAAGCCGTCGCTGGACGAGGTCCGCCGGCGCGTGGCGGAGGGCAGGCACTCGGTTCTTCTGGACGTGGGCATGTGGATGCTGAGCGACcgcgcggtggaggtgctggctCGCAAGTGTCTGGGCGGTGCGCTGGACGCGGAGGACGCGACCGGCGGCGGGCACGAcgggcaccgctgcacggcggtgcgcaccgCGTACGACCTGTACTCGGAGTTCGCTTCTGCGCTGGGCAACCACGCGCCGAGCGCGGACCCGGAGATCGCGGGGCTGAAGGCGAGCGttgtggagctgcgcgacgccgagTTCCTGCATTACGGGACGAACCGGCAGCTGatctcggcggcggcgacgctgcagggGCGCGAgtcgctgacgccgccgtggtCGTGGGGCGCGCCGTTCGACGGCGTGCTTGCGCCTGCGGGCGGCGCGACGGAGGAGCTGGACTTTGCTGCTGGTgacgcgatgccgctgcttgcgacgccgtcgtctgTGATTGTGCAGAACTCCGTGGTGCTTGCGCCGCTGGACGGgtccgctgcggccgctgctgcggatgcgccggccggtgcgccgctgtcgcctgTGCGGCATCTGTGGGTGGAGAGCAGCTGGGTGGGCGCGCGGTGGGTGCTGCGGGACCAGCACATCCTGACGGGGATCCCGCGCAACGACTgggcgctcgcgctgccgcccggcgcgtgcgtgagcgtCGTGCCTGTGCTGCCCGCTGCGCTTGGCGGCTGCGGgggcggtgccgcgccgcacgctgcgcggccgtACCACATGGACGACGCGTTCCGCGGCgacgtgcgcagcggctcgaCGATGTACATGGGTGTGCGCCTGCACGACTGGCTGTCGAGCCGCGGGTTCAGCGTAGCGGAGCTGTAccctgctgcgcgtgctgcggacggtggtgctgcgcagccgctggacATCTACGAGGCTGCGCTGTTCCCGGTGTGCgcgacggagcagcagctcggcgacTTCCTGTACGttgcgacgctgccgctggaggctgcgaccggcggctgcgctggcgcggacGCTGCGCGGCTTGCCGCTGGGCAGGCTGTGTGgcggacgcagccgcgcgtgTCTGCGATGGACCTGCTGCGGCTGACGGACGTGCCTGCGATGCTGCGCAACAGCGAGTACTACGAGCGGCGCATGCTGACGCTGATGCTTGCGCTTGTGGCGTCTGACCCCGCGGTGCTGTGTGCGCGGTCGCTGGTGCTGTCTGGCCCGATGattgcgctgctgcaacagCAGTTCTTCCTGCTGGACCTGAACCGCGTGGCCCAGCGCGTCGTGGAGCtgggcgtgccgctgccgcggcgcagcgggccgACGGAGTGGTGGGGCGGCGTGGACGCAGCTGGGaacgcggtggcgctgtcgcgccaggcggccccggcggcgccgcttgcgaagggcgcggctgcgagtgCGGGGAGCTGGGCGCAGATGTTCTCGGACGAGGGCAGCCcgagcggtggcggcaggggtgcgccgctgtgcacTGCGCCTGGCCGCATCGTGGCGGCGCACTACCACGCGTTTGCGAGCCGCCTGATGGAGctcgcgctggaggcgatggatgccgcggagccgccggtgtctgcggcggagaaggcgcggcgcctcgcgctgctgcgtgcgccgagcgcggaggaggcccGCTCGCTGGTGGCTCTgcacgatgccgccgcgctcgcggAGCTACGCGCGGCCATCATGGACTCCTTTCCCGACGAGCGCCACGACCCGGAGATGGGCGTGCACCTTGACCAAATCGTCTGGGGCCGCTGCCCCATCCGCATCGACGTGGCGGGGGCATGGACGGATACGCCGCCATACGCGATcctgagcggcggcagcgtgatCAACGTTGCCGTGGAGCTGAACGGGCAGCCGCCGGTGCaggtgtacgtgcgtgtgcgcgaagACCCGATCATCGTCATGCACTCGATCGACTCCGGCGAGCAGCTGAGCGTCTCGAGCTTCGACGAGATCCGCACGTACGCGACGATGCAGAACCCGTTCTCGATCCCGAAGGCTGCGCTTGCGCTGTGCGGGTTCTTGCCCGAGTTCTGCGCGACGGAGTACGCGACGCTGCGGGAGCAGCTGGCTGCGCGGTTTGGCGGCCACGGGCTGGAGATCTCGCTGTTTGTGGCGATCCCGACGGGGTCCGGGCTGGGCACGAGCTCCATCGTTGCCGGCACCGTGCTGCGGTCGCTGGCGGAGTTCTGCAAGCTGCCGTGGGACAACCACGATgtgtgccgccgcgtgctgctgaTTGAGCAGATGCTGACTGCTGGTGGCGGGTGGCAGGATCAGTACGGCGGCCTGTTCGAGGGCCTGAAGCTTGTGCAGTGCGTGCCTGGGCTGCCGTGCCTGCCGACGGTGCGCTGGATGCCGGACAGCGTGTACACGGACCCGAGGTTCGCCGCGTGCCACCTGCTGTACTACACGGGCATCACTCGCATGGCAAAGAGCATTCTCGGCGAGATTGTGCGCGATGTCTTTCTGAACAATGGCGCGacactgcagctgctgcgtgagATGGGTGGgcccaccactgccgcgaTGTACGACGCGATCACGGCGGGCAACTACAAGGGCTACGCGCGGCTTGTGCACCGGACGTGGGAGCAGAAGAAGCGGCTGGACGACGGCGTGTGCAACCCTGCCGTGCAGTCGATCGTGGACGTTGTGGAGCCGTACGTGTGGGGTCTGACGCTGcccggcgctggcggtggcggctacATGTACATGTGCGCGAAGGACGAGGCGTGCGCTCGCCGGATCCGCgagctgctgacggcgaACCCGCCGAACGGCAATGCCCGCTTCGTGGAGATGAGCGTGTCGGCGTCTGGCCTCCAGATCAGTCGGTCTTAg
- a CDS encoding putative 60S ribosomal protein L21 has product MVHSYGYKSGTRHLFAKKFRKHGAPSVSTILTNIKVGDYVDVVADSAVREGMPHKYYHGRTGIAWNVTPRGVGVIINKPVRTRTLRKRICVRFEHVRKSRCQEAFKAKEHQFQAYLAAKKAGKALPPLKKSSRMGGIVRPKNVEVLARRVADYEAMVPY; this is encoded by the coding sequence ATGGTCCACTCGTACGGCTACAAGTCTGGCACCCGCCACCTCTTCGCCAAGAAGTTCCGCAAGCACGGTGCTCCGTCCGTGTCGACAATCCTGACGAACATCAAGGTCGGCGACTACGTCGATGTCGTCGCGGACTCCGCGGTGCGTGAGGGCATGCCGCACAAGTACTACCATGGCCGCACCGGTATTGCGTGGAACGTGACCCCCCGCGGCGTTGGCGTCATCATCAACAAGCCGgtccgcacgcgcaccctgCGCAAACGCATCTGCGTCCGCTTCGAGCACGTCCGCAAGTCTCGCTGCCAGGAGGCATTCAAGGCGAAGGAGCACCAGTTCCAGGCCTACCTCGCCGCCAAGAAGGCCGGCAAGGCGCTGCCCCCGCTGAAGAAGAGCTCCCGAATGGGCGGCATTGTGCGCCCCAAGAACGTTGAGGTGCTCGCCCGCCGCGTGGCCGACTACGAGGCGATGGTGCCGTACTAA